The sequence TCGATACGGTACCGGCCGGATCCGGCCTGTGACGCGACGGTCGCTCATGACCGCCGCCGCCGTGGCGGCGCTGGTCGGGTTCGCCGCCGGAGGCCGGTCCCAGGAAGCTCCGGGCGCAGCGGCGCAGGAGGCCGCCGACGCCGAGCTGGAGGCGCGAACGACCGCGGTCGCTTCCACGCTCCGCTGCCCGGTGTGCCAGGGGGAATCCATTCAGGACTCGCCGTCGGAGCTCGCGCAGGACATGCGCGCGCTCGTGCGCGAGCAGCTCCGCGCCGGCAAGACGCCCGAGGAAGTGAAAGCGTACTTCGTCGGGAGATACGGCGAATGGATTCTGCTCGAGCCCAGGATGACGGGGCTCAACATCCTGCTGTATGTCTTTCCCGTGATACTCGTGCTCGGAGGACTGGCCTTCGTAGTCGTGTTGGTCAGGAAGTGGAGCGCGTCCCAGCCAAAACCGGAGTAGCGGCAGAGATCATGACGAACCGAAAGGAACCCGCGGCAAGTCCGAGGTACTGCACCGCCTGCGGCACCGAACTCGCGGCGGGCGCCCGCTTCTGCCACCGTTGCGGCGCCCCGGTAGACGGGCCGCGCGTCCCCGCGGCGACTGCGCCCGGCTTCTCGCGAGCGCTGCCGTGGAGTGTGCTCGCCCTCGCGCTGGTCGCGCTGATCGCGCTGGTGTTCGCGCGGAACGATCTCCGTCCTGTGCCCCCCGACATGGGCTCGGCCCCGCTCGGCGGCCCCATGGGCGCAGGCGTGCCGGACATCTCGAGCATGTCTCCGCAGGAGCGCGCCGACCGCCTGTTCAACCGCGTCATGAGCCTCGCGAGCGAAGGGAAGGCGGACAGCGCGGCGTTCTTCAGTCCCATGGCGCTCAGCGCGTTCGACGCGCTCGCGCCGCACAACGCGCATCAGCGGTACGACATCGGCCTGATCGCGCTGGTGTCAGGTCGTCCGGAGCTGGCCGCCGCGCAGGCCGATACGATTCTCGCGCAGCGGCCCACGCATCTGCTGGGGCTCGCGCTGGCCATCCGCGCAGCGGACGCCCGCCGCGACGCGGCGGCGCGCGCGGGATTTCAGCGCCGGCTGATCGCGGCCGAGCAGACCGAACTGGCGACGGGCCTGCAGGAATACGGCGACCACAACCCGGACATCATCGAGGCGCTCAGAGCAGCCCGGGCTCCGTAAGCCGCCGCGCCGCCGTGCGGCCGACCCGCACGCCGTCGCTGGCGGCGTCGGCGAACGCCACGCCCCGCAGTCCGTTCCCCGTGATGCTCAGTCCGGGTAGCGCGTCGATCGCGGCCGAGATGCGCGCAACTCGCGCGGGGTGTCCGATCTCGTACTGCGGGATCGCGCGCGGCACGCGCACTACGTGCTCGAGCAGCGGTGTGTCGGTGAGGTGGTAGAGCTTCGCGACCTCGGCGCGCGCCAGCGCCGCGAGCCCGGATTCCGACAGGGCGCCGGCGTCCGGGTCCACTGCTCCGCCGAACATCGCGCGCACCAGCAAATGCCCGGCCGGGCCTCGCCCCTCATAAAGATGGGTCTCCCAGAGAGTGCCGAGCATGCGGAAACCTTCCCCGCGGGCGACGAGCAAGCCGAAGCCGACCGGGAGCTTCGCGGCGGCGGCCGGCCCGAAGCCGAGCGCGACGACTCCAACCGGAGGGCACGCGATCCCGGTCAGCTCCGCCGCCGCCCGCTCGTCGTGCGGCCGCAGCAGCGGCGCCATCGCCCACGGCTCGCCGGCGAGAACGACCGCGTCTGCCGGGATCGCTTCCGCGTCCCCATCGACCACCACGCTCCAGCCGTCCCCGGTGCGCCGCAGCGCGCGCACGCCGGCGTTGCACCGGACGGTGAATCCACCGCGCTCGGCGAGCGCGCGCGGGAGCTGCTGCATGCCGTGCCGGAACGACGTCAGCGTGCCGGAGCTCATGCTCCCGCGGCGCGCGATCATTCCGCGGATGACCGATCCGTGCTCGCGTTCCAGCGCGGCCATTCGCGGAAACGCCGCGCGCAGCGAGAGCCGTCGCGCGTCACCCGCGAAGATGCCGAGCGCCATCGGCAGTACCATGCGGTCGGCGACCTGGGCGCCGAGGCGGCGCGCCGCGAAGCTCCACACGGACTCGTCGTCGTTCGTCTCGCGCCTCCTCGGCACGAACGGCTCCGCCAGCATGCGCGCCACGCCGAGGGGGCCGAGAATTCCTTCGGTCAGCAGTCCGACCGGGTTCGGCACCACGCGGCGGATCTTCCCCGCGCGATAGAGAAACCGCACTCGCGCCGCGCGGTTCGCCGGCACGCGGTCGTGCGCGAGGCCGATCGCCTCGATCAGGCCATCCATCTCCGGCCGCCCGCTCAGGTACCCCGACGGCCCGTCTTCGACCAGCCATCCGTCGCGCGCGACGCTGTTCGCCTTGCCTCCGACGTGCTCGCCGCGCTCGAGCACGAGCACTTCGAGACCGCCCTGCGCGCCCGAAGCCTCCTGGCGCGCCGCCCACGCCGCCGCCAGGCCGGAGATACCCCCGCCGATGACGACGAGCCGGCGTGCTCTCACACCGTGCGGCTGAATACCGGCCGGGACTCGGCGTCGTGCTTTTCGCGCTGGTAGCGGTCGAAGCACATGGCGAGGTTGCGCACGAACAGCTCGCCCACCGGAGTCGCCTCGATCCGGCCGTGGCCGAGCTGCACCAGGCCTTCGCGCTCGTGGTCGGCGAGCAGCGCGAGATCGTCCGCGAAGTAGCTCGCGAAGTCGAGTCCGAACCGGCGGGAGATGTCGGCGGTGTCCACCCGGAAGTTGCACATCAGCTCGTGAATCACGGCGCGCCGTACCTCGTCGTCGGCCGAGCGCGCCACGCCGCGCATGACGGGAAGCCGCCCCGCGCGGATGCGCTCTTCGTACGTGGAGAGCTTCTTCTCGTTCTGCACGTAGGCGCCGCGCACGTCGCCAATCGCGGAGATTCCGATGCCGAGCACGTCGTCACCGGGGATCACGGCGTATCCCTGGAAGTTTCTCCGCAGCCGCCCATCGTGCTTCGCCAGCGCGAGCTCGTCGTCGGGCCGCGCGAAGTGATCCATCCCGATGGGCTCGTATCCGGCGCGCAGGAACCGCTCGCGCGCCATCGCGAACAGCGCGACCTTCGTGCGCGCATCGGGAAGCTGGTCTTCCTCGATCTTCTTCTGGTGGCCGCGCACCCAGGGGACGAACGCGAACGAGTAGACGGCGGCGCGATCGACTCCGAGCGCGATCACCGAGTCCACGGTTCGCTCGAAGCTCTCCGGCGTCTGCAGCGGGAGGCCATAGATGAGGTCCACGTTGATGCCGCGGAATCCGCGCCGGCGCGCGTGCCCGACCAGCGCGGCCGTCTGCTCGAGCGGCTGCACGCGGTTGATCGCCTCCTGCACTTCCGGCGTCAGGTCCTGCACGCCGAATGAGATGCGGTTGAATCCCAGATCCGCGAGCGCGTCTATGTGCTCGGTCGTAGTCACGCGCGGGTCGGCCTCCAATGCCAGCTCGGCGCCGGGCGCGGGCCGGAAGTGTTGCAGCGTGTGGCCAAGGAGGTCGGTGAGCTGCGCGGGGGAGAAGTAAGTGGGCGTGCCTCCGCCCAGATGCAGCTGCGCGAACCGGCGCCGGTTGGGGAGCCGCTCGGCCAGCAGCTCGACCTCGCGCTTCACCAGCTCCAGGTACGGCTCCGCCACGTCCCGGTGCTTCGTGATGATCACGTGACAGCCACAGAACAGGCACCGCTGCTCGCAGAACGGCAGATGCATGTACAGCGAGAGCGGCGCATCGCCGAGTTGGTCAGCCGCCGCCAGGCGCTCTACGTAATCGTCGGTGCCGACGCCTTCATGGAACTCGACCGCCGTGGGATAACTGGTGTATCGCGGTCCGGGGCGGTCGTGCCGCGCCAGCAGCTCCGCGGTGACCTCCCGGCCCACCGGGCGCATGTCTTCGCCGGTAT comes from Gemmatimonadaceae bacterium and encodes:
- a CDS encoding cytochrome c-type biogenesis protein; the protein is MTRRSLMTAAAVAALVGFAAGGRSQEAPGAAAQEAADAELEARTTAVASTLRCPVCQGESIQDSPSELAQDMRALVREQLRAGKTPEEVKAYFVGRYGEWILLEPRMTGLNILLYVFPVILVLGGLAFVVVLVRKWSASQPKPE
- a CDS encoding zinc ribbon domain-containing protein → MTNRKEPAASPRYCTACGTELAAGARFCHRCGAPVDGPRVPAATAPGFSRALPWSVLALALVALIALVFARNDLRPVPPDMGSAPLGGPMGAGVPDISSMSPQERADRLFNRVMSLASEGKADSAAFFSPMALSAFDALAPHNAHQRYDIGLIALVSGRPELAAAQADTILAQRPTHLLGLALAIRAADARRDAAARAGFQRRLIAAEQTELATGLQEYGDHNPDIIEALRAARAP
- the hemG gene encoding protoporphyrinogen oxidase, translated to MRARRLVVIGGGISGLAAAWAARQEASGAQGGLEVLVLERGEHVGGKANSVARDGWLVEDGPSGYLSGRPEMDGLIEAIGLAHDRVPANRAARVRFLYRAGKIRRVVPNPVGLLTEGILGPLGVARMLAEPFVPRRRETNDDESVWSFAARRLGAQVADRMVLPMALGIFAGDARRLSLRAAFPRMAALEREHGSVIRGMIARRGSMSSGTLTSFRHGMQQLPRALAERGGFTVRCNAGVRALRRTGDGWSVVVDGDAEAIPADAVVLAGEPWAMAPLLRPHDERAAAELTGIACPPVGVVALGFGPAAAAKLPVGFGLLVARGEGFRMLGTLWETHLYEGRGPAGHLLVRAMFGGAVDPDAGALSESGLAALARAEVAKLYHLTDTPLLEHVVRVPRAIPQYEIGHPARVARISAAIDALPGLSITGNGLRGVAFADAASDGVRVGRTAARRLTEPGLL
- the hemN gene encoding oxygen-independent coproporphyrinogen III oxidase, whose product is MSDPRRAHDTGEDMRPVGREVTAELLARHDRPGPRYTSYPTAVEFHEGVGTDDYVERLAAADQLGDAPLSLYMHLPFCEQRCLFCGCHVIITKHRDVAEPYLELVKREVELLAERLPNRRRFAQLHLGGGTPTYFSPAQLTDLLGHTLQHFRPAPGAELALEADPRVTTTEHIDALADLGFNRISFGVQDLTPEVQEAINRVQPLEQTAALVGHARRRGFRGINVDLIYGLPLQTPESFERTVDSVIALGVDRAAVYSFAFVPWVRGHQKKIEEDQLPDARTKVALFAMARERFLRAGYEPIGMDHFARPDDELALAKHDGRLRRNFQGYAVIPGDDVLGIGISAIGDVRGAYVQNEKKLSTYEERIRAGRLPVMRGVARSADDEVRRAVIHELMCNFRVDTADISRRFGLDFASYFADDLALLADHEREGLVQLGHGRIEATPVGELFVRNLAMCFDRYQREKHDAESRPVFSRTV